In one Maniola hyperantus chromosome 6, iAphHyp1.2, whole genome shotgun sequence genomic region, the following are encoded:
- the LOC117982812 gene encoding liprin-beta-1-like isoform X4 yields MSDQEFLTEPLDEEEERAVAGLEPATLRSYTYSPMGGDSDSPEEATLKCPNWTDRAAIPTRADSSDCDTSTSDEESEEHEYDTGSHVADYQTLTPSRQLDNSARCDNDFKWMPSGEVMDDPGDPNFLARVEEFSSNASLDRRRRPASDRSDRDRKTRSSMSTKPPQHPSSVRASPRSRHSSRNEETPPDLQRRWNSYEHFRWPEGGWWPPPMCWCHGPPAPPPCCMHERPWPSHPSLPVPPRTYKNDAEDRVRRLEADKESLQLQVQVLSEQIAAQTEKMADLERSLHDTRQRLDDTDQRLQKEMLQRSSLETQKLELLSKLSEVRLRAAERGLVERSPPPEPAPVARPAPPRTPPANYGRQIERNTHMYSSLPRSSVLSSEARVAFGKNNMVVARGRGQSVPNLAEKDEAIPRGSPSPSLREVRSRLGSGGGVRLEGDELSRSSLRASAPRQRPQTMPWQTTDVRQWDCETTCGWLESLGLESYVGLARTWLNASPDARGLLASASHTTIEKELAIKHPLQKKKIVLALSDLLGGHGDPLLTAAGRLDTAWTLRWLEDVGVCGARAAAADAALDGRGLHRLTHTDLHTHLRVAHALHALSIRRGIQVLRDNKYNPETMIRRAPESEVVEVSMEGEQETANTPAAELARWSSHRVMQWLKEIDLAEYAPNLRGAGVHGGLMLLEPRFTAELLAALLNIPANKTLLRRHLTQRFNDLLGRDVIQQKRNAEQTLGYQPLTATTKYKVPKKSQFSLKRKKSKDDLELGELVCPLHDDCSGDLTASPMMKVKSATAGVASAVCPPRDDARTH; encoded by the exons ATGTCCGACCAAGAGTTTCTCACGGAACCCCTCGATGAGGAGGAGGAGCGCGCGGTGGCGGGCCTCGAGCCGGCCACCCTGCGCTCCTATACTTATTCGCCAATGG GCGGTGATTCGGATAGTCCCGAGGAAGCGACTTTGAAATGTCCGAATTGGACGGATCGCGCCGCCATACCGACGCGAGCTGATTCATCCGACTGTGACACTTCCACGTCCGACGAAGAGTCGGAAGAACATGAATACGATACTGGCAGCCATGTTGCCGATTATCAGACGCTGACTCCTAGCAGACAACTGGATAATTCAGCACGTTGTGACAATGATTTTAAGTGGATGCCGAGCGGAGAAGTGATGGACGATCCAGGTGATCCCAACTTTTTGGCTCGAGTCGAGGAATTTTCATCGAATGCTAGCTTGGATCGGAGACGGCGTCCGGCGAGTGATCGCAGTGACCGTGACAGAAAAACAAGGTCGTCAATGTCAACGAAACCACCTCAACATCCATCAAGCGTCCGCGCGTCACCGCGTTCGCGACACTCGTCGAGAAATGAGGAAACGCCTCCAGATCTGCAGCGGCGATGGAACTCTTATGAACATTTCCGTTGGCCCGAAGGCGGGTGGTGGCCTCCCCCGATGTGCTGGTGCCACGGACCGCCCGCTCCGCCGCCGTGTTGTATGCACGAGCGTCCATGGCCCTCACACCCGTCGTTACCGGTACCGCCACGTACATACAAG AACGATGCAGAGGACCGGGTCCGAAGGCTTGAGGCTGACAAGGAGAGCTTGCAGCTACAAGTGCAGGTTCTATCCGAGCAGATCGCCGCGCAGACTGAGAAGATGGCCGACCTGGAAAGATCACTGCACGACACCAGGCAACGACTTGACGACACGGATCAAAGATTACAAaag GAAATGTTACAACGTTCATCGCTGGAGACACAAAAACTGGAACTATTGTCAAAACTAAGCGAAGTGCGGTTGCGAGCTGCGGAGCGAGGCCTCGTCGAGCGCTCGCCGCCGCCGGAGCCCGCGCCCGTAGCGAGACCAGCGCCGCCCAGG ACGCCGCCCGCGAACTACGGGCGTCAGATCGAGCGCAACACTCACATGTACTCGTCGCTGCCGCGGTCGTCGGTGCTGAGCTCGGAGGCGCGAGTGGCGTTCGGTAAAAACAACATGGTGGTGGCGCGCGGCCGCGGACAGTCTGTGCCGAACTTAG CTGAGAAAGACGAAGCGATACCGCGAGGTAGCCCGTCACCCTCGCTCCGCGAAGTACGCTCTCGTCTGGGTAGTGGCGGTGGCGTGCGGTTAGAAGGGGACGAACTATCACGGTCTTCCTTACGAGCCTCTGCGCCTCGACAGCGGCCGCAAACCATGCCTTG GCAAACGACAGACGTCCGACAGTGGGACTGTGAGACGACATGCGGCTGGCTGGAAAGCCTCGGTCTGGAATCATACGTAGGTCTCGCACGCACGTGGCTCAACGCTTCTCCTGACGCAAGAGGCCTGCTGGCCTCAGCGTCACACACTACGATAGAAAAGGAGCTGGCCATCAAGCACCCTTTACAGAAGAAGAAGATAGTTTTAGCTCTTTCAGACTTGTTG GGGGGTCATGGCGACCCATTATTAACGGCAGCCGGACGTTTAGACACGGCGTGGACGTTACGATGGTTAGAGGACGTTGGGGTGTGCGGAGCGCGCGCGGCCGCCGCTGACGCAGCGCTGGACGGTCGCGGCCTACATCGTCTGACGCATACCGACCTTCACACGCATTTGCGGGTCGCACATGCGTTACACGCGCTCTCTATAAGACGAG GCATACAAGTGTTACGGGACAACAAGTATAACCCTGAAACGATGATCCGTCGCGCTCCAGAATCCGAAGTAGTAGAAGTTTCAATGGAAGGCGAGCAGGAGACCGCCAACACGCCCGCCGCAGAACTCGCGCGCTGGTCGTCGCATCGCGTCATGCAGTGGCTCAAAGAGATCGACCTCGCCGAGTACGCGCCCAACCTTAGAGGAGCCG GCGTTCACGGAGGTCTCATGTTATTGGAGCCGCGATTCACGGCGGAGCTGCTCGCCGCGCTGCTCAACATCCCCGCGAACAAAACCTTACTGCGGCGGCATCTCACACAGAG ATTTAATGATTTGCTCGGGCGAGATGTGATACAACAAAAGCGAAACGCCGAACAAACGTTGGGCTATCAGCCTCTTACAGCTACTACCAAATATAAG GTGCCAAAGAAAAGCCAGTTTTCGCTGAAGCGCAAAAAGAGCAAAGACGATCTGGAGTTAGGCGAGCTGGTGTGTCCGCTGCACGACGACTGCTCAGGTGACCTAACCGCCTCGCCC ATGATGAAAGTAAAATCAGCAACAGCGGGCGTCGCGTCGGCTGTCTGTCCCCCGCGTGACGACGCGCGAACGCACTAG
- the LOC117982812 gene encoding kazrin-like isoform X3, producing the protein MRELGRGGSLVAATIAALHSRSSGDAKSRPFNSRSVTEENRNVLLPLRETEVEDFSSQRFSGASERPASTASEASERDSASVHSSEAPPLRESGDSDSPEEATLKCPNWTDRAAIPTRADSSDCDTSTSDEESEEHEYDTGSHVADYQTLTPSRQLDNSARCDNDFKWMPSGEVMDDPGDPNFLARVEEFSSNASLDRRRRPASDRSDRDRKTRSSMSTKPPQHPSSVRASPRSRHSSRNEETPPDLQRRWNSYEHFRWPEGGWWPPPMCWCHGPPAPPPCCMHERPWPSHPSLPVPPRTYKNDAEDRVRRLEADKESLQLQVQVLSEQIAAQTEKMADLERSLHDTRQRLDDTDQRLQKEMLQRSSLETQKLELLSKLSEVRLRAAERGLVERSPPPEPAPVARPAPPRTPPANYGRQIERNTHMYSSLPRSSVLSSEARVAFAEKDEAIPRGSPSPSLREVRSRLGSGGGVRLEGDELSRSSLRASAPRQRPQTMPWQTTDVRQWDCETTCGWLESLGLESYVGLARTWLNASPDARGLLASASHTTIEKELAIKHPLQKKKIVLALSDLLGGHGDPLLTAAGRLDTAWTLRWLEDVGVCGARAAAADAALDGRGLHRLTHTDLHTHLRVAHALHALSIRRGIQVLRDNKYNPETMIRRAPESEVVEVSMEGEQETANTPAAELARWSSHRVMQWLKEIDLAEYAPNLRGAGVHGGLMLLEPRFTAELLAALLNIPANKTLLRRHLTQRFNDLLGRDVIQQKRNAEQTLGYQPLTATTKYKVPKKSQFSLKRKKSKDDLELGELVCPLHDDCSGDLTASPMMKVKSATAGVASAVCPPRDDARTH; encoded by the exons ATGCGTGAGCTCGGCCGCGGGGGCTCACTCGTGGCGGCGACCATAGCGGCGCTGCACAGTCGATCGAGTGGCGATGCTAAGTCTCGGCCGTTCAATTCACGGTCGGTCACCGAGGAGAATAGAAATGTTTTGCTGCCTCTAAGAGAAACTGAAGTGGAAGACTTTTCCTCGCAACGTTTTTCGGGAGCCAGCGAGCGTCCCGCGTCAACCGCTTCGGAAGCTTCGGAACGCGATTCGGCTTCCGTTCATTCCAGCGAGGCGCCACCCCTGCGAGAGA GCGGTGATTCGGATAGTCCCGAGGAAGCGACTTTGAAATGTCCGAATTGGACGGATCGCGCCGCCATACCGACGCGAGCTGATTCATCCGACTGTGACACTTCCACGTCCGACGAAGAGTCGGAAGAACATGAATACGATACTGGCAGCCATGTTGCCGATTATCAGACGCTGACTCCTAGCAGACAACTGGATAATTCAGCACGTTGTGACAATGATTTTAAGTGGATGCCGAGCGGAGAAGTGATGGACGATCCAGGTGATCCCAACTTTTTGGCTCGAGTCGAGGAATTTTCATCGAATGCTAGCTTGGATCGGAGACGGCGTCCGGCGAGTGATCGCAGTGACCGTGACAGAAAAACAAGGTCGTCAATGTCAACGAAACCACCTCAACATCCATCAAGCGTCCGCGCGTCACCGCGTTCGCGACACTCGTCGAGAAATGAGGAAACGCCTCCAGATCTGCAGCGGCGATGGAACTCTTATGAACATTTCCGTTGGCCCGAAGGCGGGTGGTGGCCTCCCCCGATGTGCTGGTGCCACGGACCGCCCGCTCCGCCGCCGTGTTGTATGCACGAGCGTCCATGGCCCTCACACCCGTCGTTACCGGTACCGCCACGTACATACAAG AACGATGCAGAGGACCGGGTCCGAAGGCTTGAGGCTGACAAGGAGAGCTTGCAGCTACAAGTGCAGGTTCTATCCGAGCAGATCGCCGCGCAGACTGAGAAGATGGCCGACCTGGAAAGATCACTGCACGACACCAGGCAACGACTTGACGACACGGATCAAAGATTACAAaag GAAATGTTACAACGTTCATCGCTGGAGACACAAAAACTGGAACTATTGTCAAAACTAAGCGAAGTGCGGTTGCGAGCTGCGGAGCGAGGCCTCGTCGAGCGCTCGCCGCCGCCGGAGCCCGCGCCCGTAGCGAGACCAGCGCCGCCCAGG ACGCCGCCCGCGAACTACGGGCGTCAGATCGAGCGCAACACTCACATGTACTCGTCGCTGCCGCGGTCGTCGGTGCTGAGCTCGGAGGCGCGAGTGGCGTTCG CTGAGAAAGACGAAGCGATACCGCGAGGTAGCCCGTCACCCTCGCTCCGCGAAGTACGCTCTCGTCTGGGTAGTGGCGGTGGCGTGCGGTTAGAAGGGGACGAACTATCACGGTCTTCCTTACGAGCCTCTGCGCCTCGACAGCGGCCGCAAACCATGCCTTG GCAAACGACAGACGTCCGACAGTGGGACTGTGAGACGACATGCGGCTGGCTGGAAAGCCTCGGTCTGGAATCATACGTAGGTCTCGCACGCACGTGGCTCAACGCTTCTCCTGACGCAAGAGGCCTGCTGGCCTCAGCGTCACACACTACGATAGAAAAGGAGCTGGCCATCAAGCACCCTTTACAGAAGAAGAAGATAGTTTTAGCTCTTTCAGACTTGTTG GGGGGTCATGGCGACCCATTATTAACGGCAGCCGGACGTTTAGACACGGCGTGGACGTTACGATGGTTAGAGGACGTTGGGGTGTGCGGAGCGCGCGCGGCCGCCGCTGACGCAGCGCTGGACGGTCGCGGCCTACATCGTCTGACGCATACCGACCTTCACACGCATTTGCGGGTCGCACATGCGTTACACGCGCTCTCTATAAGACGAG GCATACAAGTGTTACGGGACAACAAGTATAACCCTGAAACGATGATCCGTCGCGCTCCAGAATCCGAAGTAGTAGAAGTTTCAATGGAAGGCGAGCAGGAGACCGCCAACACGCCCGCCGCAGAACTCGCGCGCTGGTCGTCGCATCGCGTCATGCAGTGGCTCAAAGAGATCGACCTCGCCGAGTACGCGCCCAACCTTAGAGGAGCCG GCGTTCACGGAGGTCTCATGTTATTGGAGCCGCGATTCACGGCGGAGCTGCTCGCCGCGCTGCTCAACATCCCCGCGAACAAAACCTTACTGCGGCGGCATCTCACACAGAG ATTTAATGATTTGCTCGGGCGAGATGTGATACAACAAAAGCGAAACGCCGAACAAACGTTGGGCTATCAGCCTCTTACAGCTACTACCAAATATAAG GTGCCAAAGAAAAGCCAGTTTTCGCTGAAGCGCAAAAAGAGCAAAGACGATCTGGAGTTAGGCGAGCTGGTGTGTCCGCTGCACGACGACTGCTCAGGTGACCTAACCGCCTCGCCC ATGATGAAAGTAAAATCAGCAACAGCGGGCGTCGCGTCGGCTGTCTGTCCCCCGCGTGACGACGCGCGAACGCACTAG
- the LOC117982812 gene encoding liprin-beta-1-like isoform X1, with amino-acid sequence MRELGRGGSLVAATIAALHSRSSGDAKSRPFNSRSVTEENRNVLLPLRETEVEDFSSQRFSGASERPASTASEASERDSASVHSSEAPPLRESGDSDSPEEATLKCPNWTDRAAIPTRADSSDCDTSTSDEESEEHEYDTGSHVADYQTLTPSRQLDNSARCDNDFKWMPSGEVMDDPGDPNFLARVEEFSSNASLDRRRRPASDRSDRDRKTRSSMSTKPPQHPSSVRASPRSRHSSRNEETPPDLQRRWNSYEHFRWPEGGWWPPPMCWCHGPPAPPPCCMHERPWPSHPSLPVPPRTYKNDAEDRVRRLEADKESLQLQVQVLSEQIAAQTEKMADLERSLHDTRQRLDDTDQRLQKEMLQRSSLETQKLELLSKLSEVRLRAAERGLVERSPPPEPAPVARPAPPRTPPANYGRQIERNTHMYSSLPRSSVLSSEARVAFGKNNMVVARGRGQSVPNLAEKDEAIPRGSPSPSLREVRSRLGSGGGVRLEGDELSRSSLRASAPRQRPQTMPWQTTDVRQWDCETTCGWLESLGLESYVGLARTWLNASPDARGLLASASHTTIEKELAIKHPLQKKKIVLALSDLLGGHGDPLLTAAGRLDTAWTLRWLEDVGVCGARAAAADAALDGRGLHRLTHTDLHTHLRVAHALHALSIRRGIQVLRDNKYNPETMIRRAPESEVVEVSMEGEQETANTPAAELARWSSHRVMQWLKEIDLAEYAPNLRGAGVHGGLMLLEPRFTAELLAALLNIPANKTLLRRHLTQRFNDLLGRDVIQQKRNAEQTLGYQPLTATTKYKVPKKSQFSLKRKKSKDDLELGELVCPLHDDCSGDLTASPMMKVKSATAGVASAVCPPRDDARTH; translated from the exons ATGCGTGAGCTCGGCCGCGGGGGCTCACTCGTGGCGGCGACCATAGCGGCGCTGCACAGTCGATCGAGTGGCGATGCTAAGTCTCGGCCGTTCAATTCACGGTCGGTCACCGAGGAGAATAGAAATGTTTTGCTGCCTCTAAGAGAAACTGAAGTGGAAGACTTTTCCTCGCAACGTTTTTCGGGAGCCAGCGAGCGTCCCGCGTCAACCGCTTCGGAAGCTTCGGAACGCGATTCGGCTTCCGTTCATTCCAGCGAGGCGCCACCCCTGCGAGAGA GCGGTGATTCGGATAGTCCCGAGGAAGCGACTTTGAAATGTCCGAATTGGACGGATCGCGCCGCCATACCGACGCGAGCTGATTCATCCGACTGTGACACTTCCACGTCCGACGAAGAGTCGGAAGAACATGAATACGATACTGGCAGCCATGTTGCCGATTATCAGACGCTGACTCCTAGCAGACAACTGGATAATTCAGCACGTTGTGACAATGATTTTAAGTGGATGCCGAGCGGAGAAGTGATGGACGATCCAGGTGATCCCAACTTTTTGGCTCGAGTCGAGGAATTTTCATCGAATGCTAGCTTGGATCGGAGACGGCGTCCGGCGAGTGATCGCAGTGACCGTGACAGAAAAACAAGGTCGTCAATGTCAACGAAACCACCTCAACATCCATCAAGCGTCCGCGCGTCACCGCGTTCGCGACACTCGTCGAGAAATGAGGAAACGCCTCCAGATCTGCAGCGGCGATGGAACTCTTATGAACATTTCCGTTGGCCCGAAGGCGGGTGGTGGCCTCCCCCGATGTGCTGGTGCCACGGACCGCCCGCTCCGCCGCCGTGTTGTATGCACGAGCGTCCATGGCCCTCACACCCGTCGTTACCGGTACCGCCACGTACATACAAG AACGATGCAGAGGACCGGGTCCGAAGGCTTGAGGCTGACAAGGAGAGCTTGCAGCTACAAGTGCAGGTTCTATCCGAGCAGATCGCCGCGCAGACTGAGAAGATGGCCGACCTGGAAAGATCACTGCACGACACCAGGCAACGACTTGACGACACGGATCAAAGATTACAAaag GAAATGTTACAACGTTCATCGCTGGAGACACAAAAACTGGAACTATTGTCAAAACTAAGCGAAGTGCGGTTGCGAGCTGCGGAGCGAGGCCTCGTCGAGCGCTCGCCGCCGCCGGAGCCCGCGCCCGTAGCGAGACCAGCGCCGCCCAGG ACGCCGCCCGCGAACTACGGGCGTCAGATCGAGCGCAACACTCACATGTACTCGTCGCTGCCGCGGTCGTCGGTGCTGAGCTCGGAGGCGCGAGTGGCGTTCGGTAAAAACAACATGGTGGTGGCGCGCGGCCGCGGACAGTCTGTGCCGAACTTAG CTGAGAAAGACGAAGCGATACCGCGAGGTAGCCCGTCACCCTCGCTCCGCGAAGTACGCTCTCGTCTGGGTAGTGGCGGTGGCGTGCGGTTAGAAGGGGACGAACTATCACGGTCTTCCTTACGAGCCTCTGCGCCTCGACAGCGGCCGCAAACCATGCCTTG GCAAACGACAGACGTCCGACAGTGGGACTGTGAGACGACATGCGGCTGGCTGGAAAGCCTCGGTCTGGAATCATACGTAGGTCTCGCACGCACGTGGCTCAACGCTTCTCCTGACGCAAGAGGCCTGCTGGCCTCAGCGTCACACACTACGATAGAAAAGGAGCTGGCCATCAAGCACCCTTTACAGAAGAAGAAGATAGTTTTAGCTCTTTCAGACTTGTTG GGGGGTCATGGCGACCCATTATTAACGGCAGCCGGACGTTTAGACACGGCGTGGACGTTACGATGGTTAGAGGACGTTGGGGTGTGCGGAGCGCGCGCGGCCGCCGCTGACGCAGCGCTGGACGGTCGCGGCCTACATCGTCTGACGCATACCGACCTTCACACGCATTTGCGGGTCGCACATGCGTTACACGCGCTCTCTATAAGACGAG GCATACAAGTGTTACGGGACAACAAGTATAACCCTGAAACGATGATCCGTCGCGCTCCAGAATCCGAAGTAGTAGAAGTTTCAATGGAAGGCGAGCAGGAGACCGCCAACACGCCCGCCGCAGAACTCGCGCGCTGGTCGTCGCATCGCGTCATGCAGTGGCTCAAAGAGATCGACCTCGCCGAGTACGCGCCCAACCTTAGAGGAGCCG GCGTTCACGGAGGTCTCATGTTATTGGAGCCGCGATTCACGGCGGAGCTGCTCGCCGCGCTGCTCAACATCCCCGCGAACAAAACCTTACTGCGGCGGCATCTCACACAGAG ATTTAATGATTTGCTCGGGCGAGATGTGATACAACAAAAGCGAAACGCCGAACAAACGTTGGGCTATCAGCCTCTTACAGCTACTACCAAATATAAG GTGCCAAAGAAAAGCCAGTTTTCGCTGAAGCGCAAAAAGAGCAAAGACGATCTGGAGTTAGGCGAGCTGGTGTGTCCGCTGCACGACGACTGCTCAGGTGACCTAACCGCCTCGCCC ATGATGAAAGTAAAATCAGCAACAGCGGGCGTCGCGTCGGCTGTCTGTCCCCCGCGTGACGACGCGCGAACGCACTAG
- the LOC117982812 gene encoding liprin-beta-1-like isoform X2, with product MRELGRGGSLVAATIAALHSRSSGDAKSRPFNSRSVTEENRNVLLPLRETEVEDFSSQRFSGASERPASTASEASERDSASVHSSEAPPLRESGDSDSPEEATLKCPNWTDRAAIPTRADSSDCDTSTSDEESEEHEYDTGSHVADYQTLTPSRQLDNSARCDNDFKWMPSGEVMDDPGDPNFLARVEEFSSNASLDRRRRPASDRSDRDRKTRSSMSTKPPQHPSSVRASPRSRHSSRNEETPPDLQRRWNSYEHFRWPEGGWWPPPMCWCHGPPAPPPCCMHERPWPSHPSLPVPPRTYKNDAEDRVRRLEADKESLQLQVQVLSEQIAAQTEKMADLERSLHDTRQRLDDTDQRLQKEMLQRSSLETQKLELLSKLSEVRLRAAERGLVERSPPPEPAPVARPAPPRTPPANYGRQIERNTHMYSSLPRSSVLSSEARVAFGKNNMVVARGRGQSVPNLAEKDEAIPRGSPSPSLREVRSRLGSGGGVRLEGDELSRSSLRASAPRQRPQTMPWQTTDVRQWDCETTCGWLESLGLESYVGLARTWLNASPDARGLLASASHTTIEKELAIKHPLQKKKIVLALSDLLGGHGDPLLTAAGRLDTAWTLRWLEDVGVCGARAAAADAALDGRGLHRLTHTDLHTHLRVAHALHALSIRRGIQVLRDNKYNPETMIRRAPESEVVEVSMEGEQETANTPAAELARWSSHRVMQWLKEIDLAEYAPNLRGAGVHGGLMLLEPRFTAELLAALLNIPANKTLLRRHLTQRFNDLLGRDVIQQKRNAEQTLGYQPLTATTKYKVPKKSQFSLKRKKSKDDLELGELVCPLHDDCSDDESKISNSGRRVGCLSPA from the exons ATGCGTGAGCTCGGCCGCGGGGGCTCACTCGTGGCGGCGACCATAGCGGCGCTGCACAGTCGATCGAGTGGCGATGCTAAGTCTCGGCCGTTCAATTCACGGTCGGTCACCGAGGAGAATAGAAATGTTTTGCTGCCTCTAAGAGAAACTGAAGTGGAAGACTTTTCCTCGCAACGTTTTTCGGGAGCCAGCGAGCGTCCCGCGTCAACCGCTTCGGAAGCTTCGGAACGCGATTCGGCTTCCGTTCATTCCAGCGAGGCGCCACCCCTGCGAGAGA GCGGTGATTCGGATAGTCCCGAGGAAGCGACTTTGAAATGTCCGAATTGGACGGATCGCGCCGCCATACCGACGCGAGCTGATTCATCCGACTGTGACACTTCCACGTCCGACGAAGAGTCGGAAGAACATGAATACGATACTGGCAGCCATGTTGCCGATTATCAGACGCTGACTCCTAGCAGACAACTGGATAATTCAGCACGTTGTGACAATGATTTTAAGTGGATGCCGAGCGGAGAAGTGATGGACGATCCAGGTGATCCCAACTTTTTGGCTCGAGTCGAGGAATTTTCATCGAATGCTAGCTTGGATCGGAGACGGCGTCCGGCGAGTGATCGCAGTGACCGTGACAGAAAAACAAGGTCGTCAATGTCAACGAAACCACCTCAACATCCATCAAGCGTCCGCGCGTCACCGCGTTCGCGACACTCGTCGAGAAATGAGGAAACGCCTCCAGATCTGCAGCGGCGATGGAACTCTTATGAACATTTCCGTTGGCCCGAAGGCGGGTGGTGGCCTCCCCCGATGTGCTGGTGCCACGGACCGCCCGCTCCGCCGCCGTGTTGTATGCACGAGCGTCCATGGCCCTCACACCCGTCGTTACCGGTACCGCCACGTACATACAAG AACGATGCAGAGGACCGGGTCCGAAGGCTTGAGGCTGACAAGGAGAGCTTGCAGCTACAAGTGCAGGTTCTATCCGAGCAGATCGCCGCGCAGACTGAGAAGATGGCCGACCTGGAAAGATCACTGCACGACACCAGGCAACGACTTGACGACACGGATCAAAGATTACAAaag GAAATGTTACAACGTTCATCGCTGGAGACACAAAAACTGGAACTATTGTCAAAACTAAGCGAAGTGCGGTTGCGAGCTGCGGAGCGAGGCCTCGTCGAGCGCTCGCCGCCGCCGGAGCCCGCGCCCGTAGCGAGACCAGCGCCGCCCAGG ACGCCGCCCGCGAACTACGGGCGTCAGATCGAGCGCAACACTCACATGTACTCGTCGCTGCCGCGGTCGTCGGTGCTGAGCTCGGAGGCGCGAGTGGCGTTCGGTAAAAACAACATGGTGGTGGCGCGCGGCCGCGGACAGTCTGTGCCGAACTTAG CTGAGAAAGACGAAGCGATACCGCGAGGTAGCCCGTCACCCTCGCTCCGCGAAGTACGCTCTCGTCTGGGTAGTGGCGGTGGCGTGCGGTTAGAAGGGGACGAACTATCACGGTCTTCCTTACGAGCCTCTGCGCCTCGACAGCGGCCGCAAACCATGCCTTG GCAAACGACAGACGTCCGACAGTGGGACTGTGAGACGACATGCGGCTGGCTGGAAAGCCTCGGTCTGGAATCATACGTAGGTCTCGCACGCACGTGGCTCAACGCTTCTCCTGACGCAAGAGGCCTGCTGGCCTCAGCGTCACACACTACGATAGAAAAGGAGCTGGCCATCAAGCACCCTTTACAGAAGAAGAAGATAGTTTTAGCTCTTTCAGACTTGTTG GGGGGTCATGGCGACCCATTATTAACGGCAGCCGGACGTTTAGACACGGCGTGGACGTTACGATGGTTAGAGGACGTTGGGGTGTGCGGAGCGCGCGCGGCCGCCGCTGACGCAGCGCTGGACGGTCGCGGCCTACATCGTCTGACGCATACCGACCTTCACACGCATTTGCGGGTCGCACATGCGTTACACGCGCTCTCTATAAGACGAG GCATACAAGTGTTACGGGACAACAAGTATAACCCTGAAACGATGATCCGTCGCGCTCCAGAATCCGAAGTAGTAGAAGTTTCAATGGAAGGCGAGCAGGAGACCGCCAACACGCCCGCCGCAGAACTCGCGCGCTGGTCGTCGCATCGCGTCATGCAGTGGCTCAAAGAGATCGACCTCGCCGAGTACGCGCCCAACCTTAGAGGAGCCG GCGTTCACGGAGGTCTCATGTTATTGGAGCCGCGATTCACGGCGGAGCTGCTCGCCGCGCTGCTCAACATCCCCGCGAACAAAACCTTACTGCGGCGGCATCTCACACAGAG ATTTAATGATTTGCTCGGGCGAGATGTGATACAACAAAAGCGAAACGCCGAACAAACGTTGGGCTATCAGCCTCTTACAGCTACTACCAAATATAAG GTGCCAAAGAAAAGCCAGTTTTCGCTGAAGCGCAAAAAGAGCAAAGACGATCTGGAGTTAGGCGAGCTGGTGTGTCCGCTGCACGACGACTGCTCAG ATGATGAAAGTAAAATCAGCAACAGCGGGCGTCGCGTCGGCTGTCTGTCCCCCGCGTGA